In a single window of the Pocillopora verrucosa isolate sample1 chromosome 4, ASM3666991v2, whole genome shotgun sequence genome:
- the LOC131775999 gene encoding lactosylceramide 1,3-N-acetyl-beta-D-glucosaminyltransferase B-like, whose protein sequence is MLPATFSRKTQSLLQKTVSFGRKVFYVVSRNKEMRFRGSRSLAISVASFTLGCVVTLFLCSYDDLPIRLETNEALEAVLNDPSPSIFNLETTKPELFHPPETVNTHEENDQPVTTAPKPTLPPYPPLLNRTAVVLTPSTCNKDTFLIIIIVCSSKDFEARKAVRSSWGKTISEVKRFNSNSTYEQFQVFFVIGSDEINDERVEEESQRYDDIIRGNFMDTYAQINELHTVKTLLGLKWATTICDPQYVLRVNAESFVNVQETIGWLHSLGSDSELKHREGLYTGHRHTLSSGGVKVIRNPLSPYFIPEDQWSDDLLPSYVSGVGVVLSRDVAEKMVHTASELKLIHIDDVFLGVMAKNLDIAVSDHSPRFDIAYTTMLTECKDLHFCVIGGVPTKDMFYLHQNVHHLRSICATDGPKLQV, encoded by the exons ATGTTACCAGCGACCTTCTCACGAAAGACTCAGAGCCTCTTGCAGAAAACTGTTTCATTtggaagaaaagttttctacGTTGTGTCGAGGAACAAAGAGATGCGATTCAGAGGGAGTAGATCGCTTGCGATTTCCGTAGCATCTTTTACCCTTGGATGTGTTGTTACCCTTTTTTTATGTTCGTATGACGATTTACCCATAAGGCTGGAAACGAATGAAGCATTGGAAGCTGTGTTAAACGATCCTTCTCCGTCGATTTTCAACCTGGAAACTACTAAGCCGGAACTTTTCCACCCGCCAGAGACTGTGAATACTCACGAGGAAAATGATCAGCCAGTTACGACAGCTCCGAAACCAACCTTACCCCCCTACCCACCGTTGTTAAACAGAACAGCAGTAGTTCTTACTCCTTCCACCTGCAATAAAGACACCTTTctcattataattattgtttGCTCCAGCAAGGATTTCGAAGCGCGAAAGGCTGTGAGATCTTCTTGGGGTAAAACCATATCGGAAGTGAAACGTTTTAATTCGAACTCCACCTATGAACAGTTTCAAGTTTTCTTCGTGATCGGAAGCGACGAAATAAACGACGAAAGAGTCGAAGAGGAATCGCAACGTTACGATGATATTATACGCGGTAATTTCATGGACACTTATGCGCAAATAAATGAGCTCCACACGGTGAAGACCCTTTTGGGGCTTAAATGGGCCACCACGATATGTGACCCACAGTACGTATTGAGAGTCAACGCCGAGTCTTTCGTTAACGTTCAAGAGACCATTGGATGGCTGCATTCATTAGGCAGTGACAGTGAGTTAAAGCATAGGGAAGGTTTGTATACAGGGCATCGCCACACTTTGTCCTCTGGTGGAGTGAAGGTGATTAGAAACCCTCTCAGTCCTTACTTCATCCCAGAAGACCAATGGTCCGATGATCTCCTTCCAAGTTACGTGTCAGGAGTTGGTGTCGTCCTCTCGCGGGATGTTGCTGAAAAAATGGTGCACACTGCCTCGGAG ctgaaattgatTCATATTGATGACGTCTTTCTTGGTGTAATGGCAAAGAATCTTGACATTGCAGTGTCGGACCACAGTCCTCGTTTCGACATCGCATACACCACTATGCTGACGGAGTGCAAAGATCTTCATTTTTGCGTCATCGGCGGCGTTCCTACCAAGGATATGTTCTATCTGCATCAAAACGTGCACCATCTTAGATCTATTTGTGCTACGGACGGGCCAAAATTGCAAGTGTGA